The segment CGGCGACGATCGCGGCCACATCACGGCGCGGCTCTATTCACGCACCGGCGAGGACATCACCGGCAGCTTTCCGGACCTCGTGCCGTCACTGCGCCTGCCGGGCGCAATCGATGGCGAGCTTCTGATCCTGCGCGAGGGCCGCGTGCAAAGCTTCAACGTTCTCCAGCAGCGCCTCAATCGCAAGATCGTCTCGGCAAAGCTGATCAAGGAATTCCCGATCCACCTGCGCGCCTACGATCTGCTCGGCGATGACGAGAATGATCTGCGCGAGCTGCCGTTCGCGGAGCGGCGCGAACGGCTGGAAAAGTTCGTCAAGACGCTCGACGATCCCCGCATCGATCTCTCGCCGACCGTTCCCTTCGCCAGCTGGGGCGCGCTCACGGCCGCGCGCGCCGATCCGGCGAGCGCCGGCGCGGGCGAAGACGCCGACGCCGTCGAGGGCGTGATGCTGAAGCGGCGTGATGCGCCCTATTTGCCGGGGCGACCAAAAGGCCAATGGTGGAAGTGGAAGCGCGATCCGCACATCATCGACGCTGTGCTCATGTACGCGCAGCGCGGTCACGGCAAGCGGTCGTCCTATTATTCCGACTATACATTTGGCGTCTGGACCGAGAGTGAAAGCGGCGACGAGCTGGTACCTGTCGGCAAAGCCTATTTCGGCTTCACCGACGAGGAATTGCTCCAGATCGACCGCTTCGTCCGCCGCAACACCACGGAAAAATTCGGTCCCGTCCGCCACGTCGTGCACGAGGCGGACAAGGGGCTGGTGCTTGAGGTCGCCTTCGAAGGCCTGCAACGCTCGCCCCGGCACAAATCCGGCGTCGCGATGCGCTTCCCCCGCATCAGCCGGCTGCGCTGGGACAAGCCGCCGCGGGAGGCGGACCGGCTGGAAACGCTCGAAAAGATGTTGAAAGCTGAGGGGGCGGAGGTTGAAGCTTGAAGTGCTGCCGAAACGGCAGTGCGCGCTCCCTCTCCCGCTTGCGGGAGAGGGGTGGGGAGAGGGTGTCTCCGCATTGGGATGCCCCCAGAGGAGAGAGCCCTCACCCGGCGCTCCGCGCCGACCTCTCCCGCAAGCGGGAGAGGTCGCAGCCAGCCCGCGGCGCGTGCTTGCCCGAATTAAAACGCGGTAAGATGATTGACGGTCGGGCCGGGGTTCCCCATGTCCCCCGCCGTGACTTATAATCGGGGCGAATCCGCCCGAGGAGTTTGAGATGGTCCAAGACGTCAGAGATTTGCCGGCCGGCCACAGCGATGGCCTGCACCGCTTTCTCGGCGGCTCGCCGCTGGCGGTCGCGTTTCGCCTGGTCCTGCTCTCGATCCTGGTCGGCGTCGTGCTGGCCGCGATCGGCTTCGACCCCTGGAATATCCTCATCAGCATTCGCCTGCTGTTCCAGCGGCTGTGGGATCTCGGCTTCGATGCCGTCAACTGGCTGTGGCGCTACTTCCTGCTCGGTGCAGTCATCGTGATCCCGATCTGGCTGCTCTCGCGCGTCTTCGGCACGCCGCGCAGCCGCTAACGCCCTCTGAAACACGCGGCTGGCGCAAGCACGCCATGCCAGCCGCGATGGTGCATTCGGCGCAGGGGTCGGATACACGCAGCTGACATGCACGCCCCCGTTCATCCCAAAGTCGGCTCTAGCCAGGTGTTCGCCATCGCAGGTCCTGCGATGGTCGCGAACCTGACCACGCCGCTGATCGGCGTGGTCTCGACCACCGCGATCGGGCGGCTCGACGATGCCGCCCTGCTCGGCGGCGTCGCGATGGCGTCCGTCATCTTCGACTGCCTGTTCTGGCTGTTCGGCTTCCTGCGCATGAGCACGCTCGCCTTCACCGCCCAGGCGCTCGGCGCCGGCGAGACGCGCGAGCAGACCGTGATCCTGGTGCGCGGCTTCATCGTCGCAGGGCTGATCGGACTGGCGCTGATCGCGCTGCAACTGCCGCTCGCCGCCGTGCTGTTCGATTTGATGGGCGGCAGCGCGGGCGTGACGGACGCCGCCAAGACCTACTTCATGATCCGGATCTGGTCGTCGCCGTTCGCCTTTGCGAACTACGTCATTCTCGGCTGGCTGGTCGGACAGGCCCGCGCCAATCCGGCGCTGCTGCTCCAGGTCGTCATCAACCTCATCAACATGGCCGCGACGATTTTGCTGGTGCTGGTCTACGACACCGGCATCGCTGGCGCGGCGATCGCGGCGCTGCTGTCCGAGGGCATCGGCTTCGCCCTCGGCGTGATCGTCTGCCGGCGCTATGCTCACGGCGGCTTTGCCGTTCCCCGCGCAATGCTGTTCAACCGCGAAAAACTGATGCGGATGCTTGCGGTGAACACCGACATCCTGATCCGCACGGCTGCGCTGATCACCGTCTTCCTGTTCTTCACCGCCAAGGGCGCGCGCGCCGGCGACGTCACACTGGCCGCGAACTCCGTGCTCAACAACTTTCTTCTCGTCAGCGCCTTCTTCCTCGACGGGCTCGCCAACGCGGCCCAGCAGCTCTGCGGCCGCACTTTTGGCGCGCGCGATGCAAAAGGATTTGCCGACTCGACCCGCCTGGTGCTGCTGTGGGGTCTTGGCTTCGCAATGGTCGTCGCGGTGCTGTTCGCGCTGTTTGGGCCGAACCTGATCAACTTCATGACCACGAGCGACGATGTCCGCCGCGCCGCGCGCGACTTCCTGCCGTTCATCGTGCTGGCGCCGGTGCCCGGCGTGTTCGCCTTCGGCTTCGACGGCATCTATGTCGGCGCCACCTGGGCGCGCGAGATGCGCAATCTGATGCTGGCTTCCCTCGCGATCTTCTTGGGGGTCTGGTGGTCGCTGCAATCGTTCGGCAATACCGGCCTGTGGTGCGCGCTGATCGCGTTCTACGTCGCGCGTGGC is part of the Bradyrhizobium commune genome and harbors:
- a CDS encoding ATP-dependent DNA ligase encodes the protein MNRFAELLDRLAYEPGRNNKLRLITSYFREVGDPDRGYALAALTGALSFKHAKPALIRDLIAARTDEVLFGLSYDYVGDLSETVALMWPKAAMAAHNNPPPPTLTDVVTTLRTLGKTELPKQLERWLDELDETGRWALLKLVTGALRIGISARLAKTAAAALGDKDPHEVELIWPGLSPPYLDLFAWLEGRAEKPVNRDPAPFRPVMLAHAIEDTDFAALDPADYVAEWKWDGIRVQAVAGGDDRGHITARLYSRTGEDITGSFPDLVPSLRLPGAIDGELLILREGRVQSFNVLQQRLNRKIVSAKLIKEFPIHLRAYDLLGDDENDLRELPFAERRERLEKFVKTLDDPRIDLSPTVPFASWGALTAARADPASAGAGEDADAVEGVMLKRRDAPYLPGRPKGQWWKWKRDPHIIDAVLMYAQRGHGKRSSYYSDYTFGVWTESESGDELVPVGKAYFGFTDEELLQIDRFVRRNTTEKFGPVRHVVHEADKGLVLEVAFEGLQRSPRHKSGVAMRFPRISRLRWDKPPREADRLETLEKMLKAEGAEVEA
- a CDS encoding DUF6460 domain-containing protein, with the protein product MVQDVRDLPAGHSDGLHRFLGGSPLAVAFRLVLLSILVGVVLAAIGFDPWNILISIRLLFQRLWDLGFDAVNWLWRYFLLGAVIVIPIWLLSRVFGTPRSR
- a CDS encoding MATE family efflux transporter, with the protein product MHAPVHPKVGSSQVFAIAGPAMVANLTTPLIGVVSTTAIGRLDDAALLGGVAMASVIFDCLFWLFGFLRMSTLAFTAQALGAGETREQTVILVRGFIVAGLIGLALIALQLPLAAVLFDLMGGSAGVTDAAKTYFMIRIWSSPFAFANYVILGWLVGQARANPALLLQVVINLINMAATILLVLVYDTGIAGAAIAALLSEGIGFALGVIVCRRYAHGGFAVPRAMLFNREKLMRMLAVNTDILIRTAALITVFLFFTAKGARAGDVTLAANSVLNNFLLVSAFFLDGLANAAQQLCGRTFGARDAKGFADSTRLVLLWGLGFAMVVAVLFALFGPNLINFMTTSDDVRRAARDFLPFIVLAPVPGVFAFGFDGIYVGATWAREMRNLMLASLAIFLGVWWSLQSFGNTGLWCALIAFYVARGGLQGAKYPALYRATFPKP